In Lineus longissimus chromosome 9, tnLinLong1.2, whole genome shotgun sequence, one genomic interval encodes:
- the LOC135493429 gene encoding glycine receptor subunit alpha-2-like isoform X1 → MDGATIVTLSSFYIFLLLWTFTEADITSSCHTLLKHPSFANDSLEVFTDKILCRANGKVRPSANTDEITVVKVQLFISGFFDLNESSMEIKVDVYFRQSWLDPRLVYNATSGIKAPITLRPHHLHDIWRPDAVFVNERRGARHDITVPNIYIRLHPNGTINFSQRLTLTLSCPMDLHNFPMDKQDCPIRIESYNYYENELIFIFTEREAVSFRENSSIPEYFFDKKADIGNCTSHYATGDYSCIEAVFHLRRDFGYYFIQVYVPCFLIVGLSWISFMLDVHATPARVSLGLLTVLTMTTQSTGSRAQLPRVSYVNAMDVWLATCLVFVFAALLEYSVANVLARWEDQALKTALLKEDALKLPGEIHVMPGLRERKDSKAMEDSILKLFKVLNVDEGQPSWDKSYKSRTSYKIEYAARILFPIAFLIFNIFYWLYYVEQ, encoded by the exons ATGGATGGAGCAACAATCGTAACGCTCAGTTCTTTCTATATTTTCCTCCTTCTGTG GACATTCACAGAAGCCGACATCACTTCATCCTGTCATACTTTACTTAAGCACCCATCGTTCGCCAATGATTCCTTGGAGGTCTTCACGGATAAGATTCTTTGCAGAGCAAATGGAAAGGTTAGACCAAGCGCGAACACTGATG AAATTACAGTTGTCAAGGTACAGCTTTTTATTAGCGGTTTTTTCGACTTGAACGAATCCAGCATG gaAATCAAAGTTGACGTATATTTCCGTCAGTCGTGGCTAGACCCGCGGCTTGTGTATAACGCGACCAGCGGCATAAAGGCGCCCATTACTCTCCGGCCACATCATTTGCACGACATTTGGCGACCTGATGCCGTGTTTGTCAATGAAAGGAGAGGAGCTAGACACGACATTACTGTACCTAATATCTACATTAGGCTTCACCCGAATGGTACCATCAATTTCAGCCAAAG GTTGACATTAACCCTTTCCTGCCCGATGGATCTCCATAACTTCCCAATGGATAAACAGGATTGTCCAATACGCATTGAAAGTT ACAACTATTACGAAAATGAACTTATATTTATTTTCACGGAGAGGGAGGCAGTGTCCTTTAGAGAAAACAGCAGCATCCCGGAATATTTTTTCGACAAGAAGGCGGACATCGGCAACTGCACGTCTCACTATGCCACGG GTGATTACAGTTGCATCGAAGCTGTCTTCCACCTGAGGCGAGATTTCGGTTATTACTTCATCCAAGTGTACGTCCCCTGTTTCCTGATCGTGGGCCTGTCCTGGATCAGCTTCATGCTGGACGTCCACGCCACACCAGCCCGGGTCTCGCTGGGGTTACTGACAG TATTGACCATGACGACTCAAAGCACAGGATCCCGAGCCCAGCTTCCAAGAGTGTCTTACGTGAATGCCATGGACGTATGGCTGGCCACGTGCCTTGTTTTTGTGTTCGCCGCGTTGCTTGAGTATTCCGTGGCGAACGTGTTGGCGAGGTGGGAGGACCAGGCACTGAAGACTGCTCTTCTCAAGGAAGACGCATTAAAG CTACCaggagaaatacatgtaatgccaGGACTACGAGAGAGAAAGGACTCGAAGGCTATGGAGGACTCAATCTTGAAACTATTCAAAGTCCTAAACGTGGATGAAGGCCAACCATCATGGGACAAGTCATACAAAAGTCGTACATCGTACAAAATAGAGTACGCGGCAAGGATTTTGTTCCCAATTGCTTTTCTGATATTTAATATTTTCTACTGGTTATATTATGTTGAACAGTAG
- the LOC135493429 gene encoding glycine receptor subunit alpha-2-like isoform X2, which translates to MEIKVDVYFRQSWLDPRLVYNATSGIKAPITLRPHHLHDIWRPDAVFVNERRGARHDITVPNIYIRLHPNGTINFSQRLTLTLSCPMDLHNFPMDKQDCPIRIESYNYYENELIFIFTEREAVSFRENSSIPEYFFDKKADIGNCTSHYATGDYSCIEAVFHLRRDFGYYFIQVYVPCFLIVGLSWISFMLDVHATPARVSLGLLTVLTMTTQSTGSRAQLPRVSYVNAMDVWLATCLVFVFAALLEYSVANVLARWEDQALKTALLKEDALKLPGEIHVMPGLRERKDSKAMEDSILKLFKVLNVDEGQPSWDKSYKSRTSYKIEYAARILFPIAFLIFNIFYWLYYVEQ; encoded by the exons ATG gaAATCAAAGTTGACGTATATTTCCGTCAGTCGTGGCTAGACCCGCGGCTTGTGTATAACGCGACCAGCGGCATAAAGGCGCCCATTACTCTCCGGCCACATCATTTGCACGACATTTGGCGACCTGATGCCGTGTTTGTCAATGAAAGGAGAGGAGCTAGACACGACATTACTGTACCTAATATCTACATTAGGCTTCACCCGAATGGTACCATCAATTTCAGCCAAAG GTTGACATTAACCCTTTCCTGCCCGATGGATCTCCATAACTTCCCAATGGATAAACAGGATTGTCCAATACGCATTGAAAGTT ACAACTATTACGAAAATGAACTTATATTTATTTTCACGGAGAGGGAGGCAGTGTCCTTTAGAGAAAACAGCAGCATCCCGGAATATTTTTTCGACAAGAAGGCGGACATCGGCAACTGCACGTCTCACTATGCCACGG GTGATTACAGTTGCATCGAAGCTGTCTTCCACCTGAGGCGAGATTTCGGTTATTACTTCATCCAAGTGTACGTCCCCTGTTTCCTGATCGTGGGCCTGTCCTGGATCAGCTTCATGCTGGACGTCCACGCCACACCAGCCCGGGTCTCGCTGGGGTTACTGACAG TATTGACCATGACGACTCAAAGCACAGGATCCCGAGCCCAGCTTCCAAGAGTGTCTTACGTGAATGCCATGGACGTATGGCTGGCCACGTGCCTTGTTTTTGTGTTCGCCGCGTTGCTTGAGTATTCCGTGGCGAACGTGTTGGCGAGGTGGGAGGACCAGGCACTGAAGACTGCTCTTCTCAAGGAAGACGCATTAAAG CTACCaggagaaatacatgtaatgccaGGACTACGAGAGAGAAAGGACTCGAAGGCTATGGAGGACTCAATCTTGAAACTATTCAAAGTCCTAAACGTGGATGAAGGCCAACCATCATGGGACAAGTCATACAAAAGTCGTACATCGTACAAAATAGAGTACGCGGCAAGGATTTTGTTCCCAATTGCTTTTCTGATATTTAATATTTTCTACTGGTTATATTATGTTGAACAGTAG